GGTTCCGAGTTTTGCTGCGTGCAGCGGCTTTGGGCCACGTCGGCGTGAAGTTGGATTCCTTGGATTCGGGAGCCGGGAAGAGAGCAAGTTCATTATCAAGAGCCTTGATGAGCTTTGTCAGTTCCGGTTCTCGTCTATCAACCAGAAAGACATTCGTGCCGGAGGGCAGTGAAGGGCCTTTCTGCTGTTTGGAAAAGGGAATATCTATACGACCGCGTTTTGGTACGCGGCGGCGAATGGGAATGGTTCTATGACCAGGTTGATCTTCATAGCCTACCCGGATCAGGTCGCCGGGGTTGAGGACTTCACGGGGCTGGAAGAATGCTTTTTTCTGCTCGTACTTGATTTCACCGACGAGCCTGCCAGAACTTGTCTGTTCTCTAGGCTGGACAGGTTGAAACGGTCGTTGCGGCAGGAAAGTGGAGTGGCTTGTCGGTCTGCCGAGTGCTTGGTCGAGCAAGTCTTGAGCCGCTTTCTTGATTGTTGCGTCATTGGGATTATCCCGGAGCATCTGATACGCCTTGACTGTGTAGAAAACGTAATGGGGGCCTTTCTTGCGGCCTTCTATTTTCCAAGCTGCGACGCTAGGCATGGAAAGCAGGGGCTTGGTCAGGACGTCAAGAGAGAGGTCTGTGCAGGAAAAGAGTCTTTCCGGGCGTTGTTTGTCCTGAGTATAGAGACGTCGGCAAGGCTGAACACAGCGGCCGCGCAGACCGGATTTGCCGCCCAGATAACTGGACCAATAGCAACGGCCTGATACACAGTGGCAGAGTGCTCCATGGACGAATATTTCCAGGTCCAGATCTTTCGGGCAGGCTTCGGCCATGAGCTTGACTTCATCAAGGTTGAGCTCGCGGGGTAAGACCACACGGGTTGCGCCGAGCTTTTTGGCAATGGCAAGCCCTGTTGGGTGGCTGATATTCGCCAGAGTGGAAAGGTGGAGTTCCCCAGTAAACCCGGCTTGTTTCGCCAAAGTGAGCATTGCCAGATCCTGCACGATGAGGGCATAAGGCTTGACGGTTCGCTGTAAACGGTCGATAAGCCGCCCTGCAGATTCTGGATCGCCGGGTTTGACCAGCGTATTCATGGCCACATAGGTCTTGGTGCCTCTGTCTCGACCAAGGCTTGCCAGTTGTGCAAGCTCACTGATAGAGAAGTTCTTGGCCTGCATGCGGGCCGAAAAATGTTTCAGACCTACATAAATAGCGTCTGCTCCGGCTGCCACACCGGCGAGGTAGGAGTGTTTGTCCCCAGCGGGGGCCATAATTTCAGGTAAATGTTTTTTACTCATAAGGTATCTCTATGTCATTGAGGAATTGCCGCAATGTGAAGGTATTGGAAGTTTCCCCGGTCGGTCAATCAAAAGCTGCGGGTGAATTCTTCGAGTTGAAGCTTGAATATCCGGATTGGGACGGGTGGAAACCCGGCCAGTTTGTCATGATTCGCCCGGTGGACTGGGAGTTGGATCTGCTCTGGGGCAGACCGTTTTCCATTTGTTCCGCTGACGGTGAATCCGTGACCCTGTTCATTCAGAACGTGGGGCGCGGCACCAGTCGCATCGCCCGACTTCAACCCGGCGACACGGTCGCCATGTGGGGACCGCTTGGCAATTCCTTTGCCATGGAGCCGGAAACACCGACTCTGCTCCTTGCCGGGGGCATCGGCATCGCACCTTTTCGCGGTTATGTCGAGTCTCATCCGCATCCTGAAAATTTGCAACTGTTTTTGGCGCATCGCATGCCGTTGGAGTGCTACCCGTTTGCAACGCTGTCTCATAAAGTGGAAGGCCAATGTATTATTGAAGAAAAGCCTGAAGACCTGGATGCTATTATCAATACAATGAGAAAGCTGATTCAGGAATATGCGGATAAAGGCGGTTTGATCCTGTCGTGCGGTCCAACACCTTTTATGAAAACAGTCCAGCGTTTTGCGAAAGAATTCGGTGCACGCGCTCAGGTCTCACTGGAAAATCGCATGGCGTGTGGCGTCGGAGCCTGTCTCGGCTGCGTGACCAGGGATGGTGAGGGCCATCATGTTCAGGTGTGCACTAAGGGACCAGTGTTCTGGGCCGATAAAGTAGAACTGTAAGGAGCTGGTCAAATGGATATGAATGTTTCTTTCGGCGGGCTTGATCTCAAGAATCCTGTCATGACCGCTTCCGGCACATTTGGCTTTGGTTTGGAATTTGCGCCCTACGGCGATTTGGAGAAGCTCGGAGGCATCGTTGCCAAGGGATTGTCGCTCAAGCCGCGTGAGGGCAATCCCATGCCCCGTATCGCCGAGACTCCGTGCGGCATGCTCAACGCTATTGGTATTCAGAATCCAGGAGTGGAGGCTTTTGTCACCAAGACTCTGCCTGCATTGGCTGGAAAAGACGTTGCCATTGTTGCCAACCTGTATGCCTGTGACGCCGAGGAATTCGGTGAATTGGCGGGTGTACTTGCCGGTGAAGACGGTATTGCGGCTCTGGAGGTCAATGTCTCCTGCCCCAACGTCAAGGAAGGCGGCATTGCCTTTGGTCAAGACCCGGCTCAGATCGGCAGGGTGACCGAAGCCGTGAAGAAACATGCAGGCAATAAGCATGTCATGGTCAAACTGTCGCCCAATGTGACGGACATCGTGGTATGCGCACGGGCAGCAGTCGAGGGTGGGGCGGACTCCTTGTCGTTGATTAATACACTCTCCGGCATGGCGGTGGACATCAGGAATCGCAAACCTCGAATAGCTAATGTTATCGCCGGTCTTTCAGGACCTGCAATCAAACCGGTCGCACTGCGTTGTGTGCATCAGGTCGTGCAGGCAGTAGATATCCCGGTGGTCGGAATGGGAGGTATTGCTTCCGCCGAAGACGCCTTGGAATTCATCTTAGTTGGAGCCCATGCAGTTCAGGTAGGCACAGCCAATTTCCTGCGTCCTGATTTTGCTTTTTCCCTGGCGGAAGAGATGAAAACACTGCTTGAGGAGCTTGGTGTGGAAAGTCTGGAGTCCTTTAGAGGAAGTTTACAATTGCCTTTGTAAAAAAAGAGGGCATTTTTTGCTTGCCAAGGCACATCATATTGGGTAGTTACTGCCTCTCAACGCGGAGAGGTGTCCGAGTCCGGCTTAAGGAGCACGCCTGGAAAGCGTGTGCAGGGGAAACTCTGCCGGAGGTTCAAATCCTCTCCTCTCCGCCAGAAAATCAAAGGCTTACAGCAAACGCTGTAAGCCTTTTTTCTATGCTATTTAGGGTTTGTGCATCCCACTTGAGCATCCTTTTTCCATTTTTTCCGTCTAGGTCCATTATCTCTATTGTGCGGTCGCACTCAGGGATATCGCTGACTCTATCCAGAGCAGAGAAGACTTTCTCCTTTTTGCTTTGACGAGATTGGACTGGGCGCGTAATCCATAGTAAAGCTCACAGAGATATCTGTGTGTAATGTGAGGGAAAATAATCGACCAAAAAACTCAACTGTTATAGAGATATGTCAAGAAGGTGGAATTAGAGGTTCAGTTTCATATGGAAGCTTTACCCGGTTGAGACTGCCGGGGTAGTGTTAATCAGAGTATATTTCTGTCCAGTGTGGCGGTCGGCGATATAAAGGTTGCAACGTGAAGTTTATAACCAAGCAGAGACATCGGGGAAATAGATCCCTTGTACAACATTTGACTGTAAGCCTTGTTTGCGTCCTTGCGACCTCGGCCATTGCCATTTCATCCATCATCTTCTTTGTCCTGTACGAAAAAGCGGAGACTCAGTTTGAGCAGAGAGCAAATGAGGCTCTCACCCATCTCTCCAATAGTCTTGAATCATACCTTTGGCATATGGAAGAAGAGTCAGTTGTCAGTTTGTGCGACGCTTTTTCCAAAATAG
The genomic region above belongs to uncultured Pseudodesulfovibrio sp. and contains:
- a CDS encoding dihydroorotate dehydrogenase electron transfer subunit, encoding MSLRNCRNVKVLEVSPVGQSKAAGEFFELKLEYPDWDGWKPGQFVMIRPVDWELDLLWGRPFSICSADGESVTLFIQNVGRGTSRIARLQPGDTVAMWGPLGNSFAMEPETPTLLLAGGIGIAPFRGYVESHPHPENLQLFLAHRMPLECYPFATLSHKVEGQCIIEEKPEDLDAIINTMRKLIQEYADKGGLILSCGPTPFMKTVQRFAKEFGARAQVSLENRMACGVGACLGCVTRDGEGHHVQVCTKGPVFWADKVEL
- a CDS encoding dihydroorotate dehydrogenase, encoding MDMNVSFGGLDLKNPVMTASGTFGFGLEFAPYGDLEKLGGIVAKGLSLKPREGNPMPRIAETPCGMLNAIGIQNPGVEAFVTKTLPALAGKDVAIVANLYACDAEEFGELAGVLAGEDGIAALEVNVSCPNVKEGGIAFGQDPAQIGRVTEAVKKHAGNKHVMVKLSPNVTDIVVCARAAVEGGADSLSLINTLSGMAVDIRNRKPRIANVIAGLSGPAIKPVALRCVHQVVQAVDIPVVGMGGIASAEDALEFILVGAHAVQVGTANFLRPDFAFSLAEEMKTLLEELGVESLESFRGSLQLPL
- a CDS encoding peptidase U32 family protein; its protein translation is MSKKHLPEIMAPAGDKHSYLAGVAAGADAIYVGLKHFSARMQAKNFSISELAQLASLGRDRGTKTYVAMNTLVKPGDPESAGRLIDRLQRTVKPYALIVQDLAMLTLAKQAGFTGELHLSTLANISHPTGLAIAKKLGATRVVLPRELNLDEVKLMAEACPKDLDLEIFVHGALCHCVSGRCYWSSYLGGKSGLRGRCVQPCRRLYTQDKQRPERLFSCTDLSLDVLTKPLLSMPSVAAWKIEGRKKGPHYVFYTVKAYQMLRDNPNDATIKKAAQDLLDQALGRPTSHSTFLPQRPFQPVQPREQTSSGRLVGEIKYEQKKAFFQPREVLNPGDLIRVGYEDQPGHRTIPIRRRVPKRGRIDIPFSKQQKGPSLPSGTNVFLVDRREPELTKLIKALDNELALFPAPESKESNFTPTWPKAAARSKTRNRAEAINLFRQPPRGRIYDKTAFWLEKSTISKVPQSSVIRAQWWLPPVIWPDEDKKYRSLIKEAVKKGAREFVLNAPWQAGYFEDRKNTSLIAGPFCNISNRLALGVLKDLGFSSAIISPELPYEDIEILSQNSPISLGFVIKGLWPFGIARFEAESVKFNETIKSPMHEVSFVRKHGQNNWIYPGWELDMTKEFRKLERLGFKSFITIKEEWPKDVARPKRTSEFNLRLKLL